The Mucilaginibacter mallensis genome has a segment encoding these proteins:
- a CDS encoding alpha-L-fucosidase produces MKKLALVLLLVITFSTAFAQAPPKPYGALPAPRQLNWQETDMYCIIHFSVATYTDKEWGYGDEDPQIFNPKHFNALQIVGAAKAGGFKGIVVVAKHHDGFCLWPTKTTEHNISKSPWKDGKGDIVREYQMACQKLRMKMGVYCSPWDRNNPLYGKPEYLTDIYQKQLKELYANYGPLFMSWHDGANGGDGYYGGERKARTIDRSTYYDWKNTWGITRKMQPGACIFGDVGPDVRWVGNEEGHAGETYWATYTPEAPDAGKEPANGYSRYETATEGIRNGKYWMPAECDVPMRNGWFYHQSQDGQSKSPYTLFDLYYKSVGRGACLDLGLSPDKDGELSDEDVNILKQFGQLVKQTFAVNLAAGASFKASNIRGGNAAKFGPAFLLDQSRYTYWATDDNVTKPRLVIDLHQPKTFNVIRLRENIKLGQRIEGAAVDAWMNGEWKEIATVSSIGANRLIRLPNNITASKVRLRITASPVCIALSDFGLFKEPVHLTAPLISRDKDGTVVISTSAPVASVHYTIDGTEPTLQTPLYSKPFSLINGGIIKARGFEAKQASEIDTKEFDLSKSGWKVVGTNPKNGNEPSNAIDENVNTVWNTLSKDSTQTINYPQEISIDMGTTQTIKAFTYLPRQDKTANGIADKYAFYTSNDGINWQQAATGEFSNIRSNPVEQLIPLAQPVSCRYFKFAVLHVVGGNGVAVAELGLKVK; encoded by the coding sequence ATGAAGAAGTTAGCACTGGTTTTATTATTGGTAATTACATTTTCAACTGCTTTTGCGCAGGCCCCACCCAAACCCTACGGCGCTTTGCCTGCCCCAAGGCAACTCAACTGGCAGGAAACGGATATGTATTGCATTATCCATTTCAGCGTAGCCACTTATACCGATAAGGAATGGGGGTATGGCGATGAGGATCCGCAGATATTCAATCCTAAACATTTTAATGCCTTACAAATAGTAGGGGCGGCGAAAGCAGGTGGGTTTAAAGGAATAGTGGTAGTAGCCAAGCACCATGATGGCTTTTGCCTGTGGCCCACAAAAACTACGGAACACAATATTAGCAAAAGCCCCTGGAAAGACGGCAAAGGCGATATTGTTAGGGAATATCAGATGGCCTGCCAAAAGCTGAGGATGAAAATGGGCGTTTATTGCTCGCCATGGGACAGGAACAACCCGCTTTATGGTAAGCCTGAATATTTAACTGATATATACCAAAAGCAATTAAAGGAATTATATGCCAATTATGGCCCGCTGTTTATGTCGTGGCATGATGGCGCTAACGGGGGAGATGGTTATTATGGCGGCGAACGCAAAGCACGTACTATTGACCGCTCAACTTATTACGATTGGAAAAATACCTGGGGTATTACCCGCAAAATGCAGCCCGGCGCTTGTATTTTCGGCGATGTTGGGCCCGATGTACGCTGGGTAGGTAATGAGGAGGGCCATGCGGGCGAAACCTATTGGGCAACCTATACGCCCGAAGCTCCCGATGCCGGTAAAGAACCCGCTAATGGCTATTCGCGGTATGAAACAGCTACCGAGGGTATACGTAACGGTAAATATTGGATGCCTGCTGAATGTGATGTACCTATGCGGAATGGATGGTTCTATCATCAATCGCAGGATGGGCAAAGCAAATCGCCTTATACGTTATTTGACCTATATTATAAAAGCGTAGGCCGTGGCGCTTGTCTGGATCTTGGCTTATCTCCGGATAAGGATGGGGAACTCAGTGATGAGGATGTTAATATATTAAAGCAATTTGGGCAACTGGTAAAGCAAACTTTCGCGGTTAATTTAGCCGCTGGTGCAAGTTTTAAAGCCAGCAATATCAGGGGTGGCAATGCCGCTAAATTTGGTCCGGCGTTTTTGCTGGATCAGAGCCGCTACACCTATTGGGCAACCGATGACAACGTTACCAAACCAAGGCTAGTGATTGACCTGCATCAACCAAAAACATTCAATGTTATCCGCTTGCGCGAAAACATAAAGCTGGGGCAGCGTATTGAAGGCGCGGCCGTTGATGCCTGGATGAATGGTGAATGGAAGGAAATAGCCACGGTAAGCAGCATAGGCGCAAACCGCCTTATCCGTTTACCAAATAATATTACAGCAAGTAAGGTAAGGCTGCGGATCACGGCATCGCCGGTATGTATAGCTTTAAGCGATTTCGGCTTGTTTAAGGAGCCTGTGCATCTTACTGCACCGCTAATCAGCAGGGATAAAGATGGGACTGTGGTTATCAGCACCAGCGCGCCGGTTGCCTCTGTTCATTATACAATTGATGGAACGGAGCCAACTTTGCAAACACCTCTATATTCAAAGCCTTTTTCGCTGATTAATGGCGGTATTATTAAAGCCCGTGGCTTTGAAGCTAAGCAAGCAAGCGAAATAGATACTAAAGAATTTGATCTTTCAAAATCAGGATGGAAAGTTGTCGGTACAAATCCTAAAAATGGTAATGAACCATCAAATGCCATAGATGAAAATGTGAATACTGTTTGGAACACCTTGTCAAAAGACTCAACCCAAACCATCAATTATCCGCAGGAAATAAGTATTGATATGGGGACTACTCAAACTATCAAAGCATTCACTTATCTGCCGCGCCAGGATAAAACAGCTAATGGTATTGCCGATAAGTATGCGTTTTATACAAGTAACGATGGCATCAACTGGCAGCAGGCAGCCACAGGAGAGTTTTCAAATATCAGATCGAATCCTGTTGAGCAGCTTATCCCATTGGCGCAGCCGGTTAGTTGCCGTTACTTTAAATTTGCAGTATTGCATGTGGTTGGCGGCAATGGTGTTGCAGTGGCCGAGTTGGGCTTAAAAGTTAAATAA